A portion of the Microlunatus phosphovorus NM-1 genome contains these proteins:
- a CDS encoding SGNH/GDSL hydrolase family protein, translated as MTAVRRRPLFRRSAAALVATLAVTAGTALLEQPAEAHPKPPHSTSPGHHKVSGYVALGDSYASGEGLAPFVEGTDGPGECHRSASQSYPVRLTDSRKRAFDDLTSVACSGAVIADLVATRPNTTRAPQLAALNRKTETVTLTIGGNDAGFRLIFGDCVYTPAPELAPVVPGSPGCAARDDLVVSTRIAALTGGRNAPDLPDVYPLPDALRAIAAAAPRAKIYVTGYPKIFGAKITNPLGCQVSDQAPLFVTASDAAWVRSKAMQLNKGIASAVTKARRTGVNAHYVDVAGTFRGHNLCDRKSPWLNGVVLNPTNPPSFSQASFHPTARGQQAFAHSLPTKSRR; from the coding sequence GTGACCGCCGTACGTCGTCGCCCGCTGTTCCGTCGGTCCGCAGCCGCGCTGGTGGCCACCCTGGCAGTCACCGCCGGCACGGCCCTCCTAGAGCAGCCGGCGGAGGCGCATCCGAAACCACCACATTCGACATCACCGGGCCACCACAAAGTGTCGGGGTATGTCGCGCTCGGCGACTCATATGCCTCGGGTGAGGGTCTGGCGCCCTTCGTGGAGGGCACGGACGGCCCCGGCGAGTGCCACCGCTCGGCGAGCCAGAGCTACCCGGTCCGGTTGACCGACTCGAGGAAGCGTGCTTTCGACGACCTGACGTCCGTGGCGTGCTCCGGTGCGGTCATCGCGGATCTGGTGGCGACTCGACCCAACACCACCAGGGCTCCCCAGCTGGCGGCGCTGAACCGCAAGACCGAGACCGTCACGCTCACCATAGGCGGCAACGACGCCGGCTTTCGGCTGATCTTCGGAGACTGCGTCTACACCCCCGCCCCAGAGCTCGCACCGGTGGTGCCAGGCAGCCCGGGCTGTGCGGCCCGCGACGACCTGGTCGTCAGCACTCGGATCGCCGCGCTCACCGGCGGCCGGAATGCGCCGGACCTGCCGGACGTCTATCCGCTCCCCGATGCACTCCGCGCCATCGCCGCCGCCGCGCCGCGCGCCAAGATCTACGTCACCGGCTATCCGAAGATCTTCGGCGCCAAGATCACCAACCCACTGGGCTGCCAGGTCAGCGATCAGGCACCGCTGTTCGTCACCGCGAGCGACGCCGCCTGGGTCCGTAGCAAGGCCATGCAGCTCAACAAGGGCATCGCCTCGGCCGTGACCAAGGCGCGACGCACTGGTGTGAACGCCCACTACGTCGACGTCGCCGGTACCTTCCGCGGTCACAACCTGTGCGACAGGAAGTCCCCGTGGCTGAACGGGGTCGTGCTCAACCCGACCAACCCGCCCTCGTTCTCGCAAGCGTCCTTCCACCCCACCGCGCGCGGTCAGCAGGCCTTCGCCCACTCGCTGCCGACCAAGTCCCGCCGCTAG